A genomic stretch from Nerophis ophidion isolate RoL-2023_Sa linkage group LG14, RoL_Noph_v1.0, whole genome shotgun sequence includes:
- the LOC133568712 gene encoding apolipoprotein D-like, protein MAATQVISLMLLSVLAVNAQVVMPGRCPKPTVQENFDTARYLGKWYEIQRLPQSFQKGQCCTAAYSLKSPGVVGVLNSELLADGRISSITGSATAKDPSEPAKLQVSFFEDTPPGPYWVLASDYSNYALVYSCTDFGVAHVDSAWILSRRPTIAEETLEELQSTLMSIGVRVDKLLSTNQDEVYCKAMNQ, encoded by the exons ATGGCTGCCACGCAGGTCATTTCCTTGATGTTGCTGTCCGTCCTGGCGGTAAACGCTCAGGTGGTCATGCCGGGAAGATGCCCCAAACCCACGGTCCAGGAGAACTTCGACACTGCCAGG TATCTGGGGAAGTGGTACGAAATCCAGAGGCTGCCTCAGTCCTTCCAGAAAGGACAGTGTTGCACCGCCGCCTACAGCCTGAAGAGCCCTGGAGTTGTCGGGGTCCTCAACAGCGAGCTACT TGCTGACGGACGCATCAGCTCAATAACCGGGTCCGCCACGGCTAAAGACCCCTCTGAGCCTGCCAAGCTGCAAGTGTCCTTCTTTGAGG ATACACCCCCTGGGCCTTACTGGGTCCTGGCATCAGACTACAGCAACTACGCTTTGGTCTACAGCTGCACTGATTTCGGTGTGGCCCACGTGGACTCTGCTTGGATCCTGAGCAGGAGGCCCACCATAGCCGAGGAGACTCTGGAGGAGCTGCAAAGCACTTTGATGTCTATCGGCGTCAGAGTGGACAAGTTGCTCAGCACCAATCAGGATGAGGTTTACTGCAAGGCCATGAACCAATGA
- the LOC133568711 gene encoding apolipoprotein D-like codes for MKASQVICMTLLCSLTVSAQVLRPGKCPDNVAVQADFNITKYTGKWYDIKRLPAVFQNGECATALYTLKSPGVIGVLNSELLADGSIHTVNGSVWQTDPEEPAKMEVFFSEMAFPGKYWVLSTDYVSHAVVYSCQDLGQVHELLAWILSRKPTLSKSKLERLHGILSAVDVHVHQMIVSNQDPVYCSAKHY; via the exons ATGAAGGCCTCGCAGGTTATTTGCATGACTCTGCTGTGTTCCCTGACCGTCTCAGCTCAGGTGTTGAGACCTGGCAAGTGTCCCGACAATGTCGCCGTGCAGGCCGACTTTAACATCACCAAG taCACTGGTAAGTGGTATGACATCAAGAGGCTACCGGCGGTCTTCCAGAACGGCGAGTGTGCTACTGCCCTCTACACCTTAAAAAGTCCTGGAGTCATTGGCGTCTTAAACAGTGAGCTGCT TGCCGATGGTTCCATTCATACAGTCAATGGCTCAGTTTGGCAGACGGATCCTGAAGAACCTGCCAAGATGGAAGTCTTTTTCTCTGAAA TGGCATTTCCTGGCAAATACTGGGTGCTGTCCACAGACTACGTCAGTCACGCTGTGGTCTACAGCTGCCAAGACCTGGGCCAGGTCCACGAACTGCTGGCCTGGATCTTGAGCAGGAAGCCCACTCTGAGCAAAAGCAAGCTGGAGAGATTGCACGGCATTCTATCCGCCGTTGATGTCCACGTGCACCAAATGATCGTCAGCAACCAAGACCCCGTCTATTGCAGCGCTAAGCACTACTAG